A section of the Virgibacillus sp. NKC19-3 genome encodes:
- a CDS encoding L-lactate MFS transporter yields the protein MKANRNRWLIALSAIMIHLSIGSVYAYSVYQNPLNESVGWEISAVSLAFTTAIFFLGMSAAFLGKFVERNGPKRSAMISATLFGIGTLGAGFGVQLESLPVFIAFYGVIGGIGLGIGYISPVSTLVKWFPDRRGLATGMAVMGFGAGALITSPVAEWLMGVISIPTTFYVLGISYIILMVSGASYLAPPPEGWKPAGMRDRENKNKPKAKAEEGRDLAQLYARESLKTLRFYLLWIMMFINISAGIMLLSVASNMTQTITGAGSATAATVVGVMGFFNGFGRIGWASASDYIGRTNTYMIFFILQLGAFILLPLTTNVILFSILLYIIMTCYGGGFACLPAYIGDLFGTKQLGAIHGYILTAWAMAGIAGPMLISVTFERTNNFTAAFVLFIFLLALALVISIVMRSNIKRIQRQERSSQNLVANQK from the coding sequence ATGAAAGCCAACCGTAACCGTTGGTTGATTGCTTTATCTGCAATTATGATTCATTTGTCGATTGGCTCTGTATACGCGTACAGTGTCTATCAAAATCCGTTAAATGAAAGTGTGGGATGGGAGATAAGTGCGGTCAGTCTTGCGTTTACGACAGCGATTTTCTTCCTGGGTATGTCCGCTGCCTTTTTGGGGAAATTCGTCGAGCGGAATGGTCCTAAGCGTTCAGCTATGATTTCTGCCACACTTTTTGGTATTGGTACATTAGGTGCAGGATTTGGAGTTCAGCTGGAAAGCTTACCGGTCTTTATCGCTTTTTATGGTGTAATTGGGGGAATCGGTTTGGGTATTGGATATATCTCGCCTGTTTCCACACTTGTTAAATGGTTTCCGGATCGTCGCGGGCTTGCTACTGGGATGGCCGTTATGGGGTTTGGAGCAGGTGCATTAATTACCAGCCCGGTTGCTGAATGGCTAATGGGTGTGATTAGCATTCCAACCACTTTTTATGTTCTGGGAATTAGTTACATCATTTTAATGGTATCTGGAGCCAGTTACCTTGCCCCACCGCCAGAAGGATGGAAGCCTGCAGGTATGCGTGATCGGGAAAATAAAAATAAACCAAAAGCCAAAGCTGAAGAAGGAAGGGATCTTGCTCAGCTATATGCGCGAGAATCTTTGAAAACGCTTCGATTTTATTTGCTTTGGATCATGATGTTTATCAATATTTCAGCGGGCATTATGCTGCTTTCGGTTGCCTCCAATATGACACAAACCATTACAGGTGCAGGTTCAGCCACTGCAGCTACAGTAGTCGGTGTAATGGGTTTTTTCAATGGATTCGGGCGAATAGGCTGGGCAAGTGCTTCTGACTATATTGGACGTACCAATACCTATATGATTTTCTTTATCTTACAGCTCGGTGCATTTATCCTGTTGCCGCTTACAACCAATGTCATTCTCTTTTCCATTCTTTTATATATTATTATGACTTGTTATGGTGGGGGATTTGCATGTTTGCCGGCATATATTGGCGATCTATTTGGCACCAAACAACTGGGAGCTATTCATGGATATATATTAACGGCTTGGGCAATGGCCGGGATTGCTGGGCCGATGCTTATCTCTGTTACGTTTGAACGCACAAACAATTTCACGGCAGCTTTTGTCCTATTTATTTTTCTATTAGCGTTAGCATTGGTGATTTCCATTGTAATGCGTTCTAATATTAAACGGATACAGAGACAGGAGAGATCATCACAAAATTTGGTAGCCAATCAAAAATAA
- the fdhF gene encoding formate dehydrogenase subunit alpha, with protein sequence MFLQATKEITLNGKPVTIEENQTALDVMTANNVEVPSLCYHPSLGAIETCDTCIVSVNGELVRSCSTKVADGDVIRTDEEGAHEAQLYALDKVLGKHELYCTVCDYNNGNCEIHNTVKEMKINHQETPFESKDYKVDRNSFYRYDPDQCILCGRCVEACQDVQVTETLTIDWEREKPRVIWDNDTSIEDSSCVNCGHCSTVCPCNAMMEVGMEGEAGFLAGMLPETSMRPLINITKDVETGYEQLMTISDVEASMRDNRIEKTKTVCTYCGVGCSFDVWTKDRQILKVEPHQDAPANGISTCVKGKFGWDFVNSEERLTKPLIREEDGFREAEWEEAYGLIERKFKEQIKKKGPDSLAFVSSSKCTNEESYLMQKLSRSVIGTNNIDNCSRYCQSPATMGLWRTVGYGGDSGSIEDIGNAELVIITGSNTAESHPVLATRVKRAQKLHGQKVIVADLRRHEMADRADQFVQPAAGSDLVWISAVTKYIVDQGWEDREFLNTHVNGIDDYIKSLEPYTLDYAEQVTNLTKKEMIEIANSIHEADTTCFLWAMGITQHGGGSDASTAISNLMLITGNYMKPGAGTYPLRGHNNVQGASDFGSMPDRFPGYELVSDDDVRTRYAKGWNVEIPTNPGLNNHQMVEAIHEGSLNAMYVKGEEMAVVDSDANYVQQAFEKLDFFVIQDVFFSKTAEFADVVLPASPSLEKEGTFVNTERRFQRLYQVLEPLGESKPDWQIIQDIANLLGADWNYSHPSEIMDEAASLSPMFAGVSYGRLEGYNSLQWPVAADGTDTPLLFKEEFPFPDGKAKLYPVDWTRPIDFGEEYDLHVNNGRLLEHFHEGNLTYRSEAISKKTPRVFLEVSPELAEERGLEDGTVVRLISPYGRVKVSVIVTDRVKGHELYLPMNSQGEGAINYLTSFHADKDTSTPAYKEVQVKMEVLEPKGESPLPKINHRYGNPQPQIGVEVERKWARKDYVYPGDVVRARGSSNNG encoded by the coding sequence ATTTTTTTGCAGGCAACGAAGGAAATTACTTTGAATGGTAAGCCGGTAACTATTGAAGAAAATCAAACTGCATTAGATGTGATGACTGCCAATAATGTAGAGGTACCGAGTTTATGCTATCACCCAAGTCTTGGCGCGATTGAGACCTGTGATACATGTATTGTCAGTGTAAATGGTGAATTGGTTAGGTCATGTTCAACCAAGGTAGCTGATGGGGATGTTATTCGTACCGATGAGGAAGGAGCACACGAGGCGCAATTATACGCTCTGGACAAGGTATTGGGTAAGCATGAATTGTATTGTACCGTGTGTGATTATAATAATGGTAATTGCGAGATACATAACACCGTGAAGGAAATGAAGATCAACCATCAAGAGACCCCTTTTGAATCTAAGGATTACAAGGTGGATCGCAATTCCTTTTACCGGTATGATCCGGATCAGTGCATTTTGTGCGGCAGGTGTGTAGAGGCCTGTCAGGATGTGCAGGTGACCGAGACCTTAACGATTGATTGGGAGAGGGAGAAACCGCGCGTGATTTGGGATAATGACACGTCGATTGAGGATTCTTCTTGTGTCAACTGTGGTCATTGCTCAACGGTTTGTCCGTGTAATGCAATGATGGAAGTTGGGATGGAAGGTGAGGCTGGATTTTTGGCTGGAATGCTTCCGGAAACTTCCATGCGTCCACTTATTAATATCACAAAAGATGTGGAGACCGGATATGAGCAGCTGATGACAATTTCTGACGTGGAAGCCTCCATGCGTGATAATAGGATTGAGAAAACCAAAACGGTTTGCACGTATTGTGGAGTGGGCTGCTCCTTTGATGTATGGACGAAGGACAGGCAAATATTGAAAGTAGAACCACACCAAGATGCTCCGGCGAACGGTATTTCCACTTGTGTGAAGGGGAAATTTGGTTGGGATTTTGTTAACAGTGAAGAGCGTCTGACAAAACCGTTGATTCGAGAAGAAGACGGCTTCCGCGAAGCAGAGTGGGAAGAGGCATATGGCTTAATTGAGCGGAAATTCAAAGAGCAGATAAAGAAAAAAGGTCCAGATTCCTTGGCTTTTGTTTCTTCTTCGAAATGTACAAACGAAGAATCTTATCTCATGCAAAAATTGAGTCGTTCTGTCATTGGGACAAACAATATTGATAATTGTTCCCGTTATTGTCAGTCTCCGGCAACAATGGGGTTGTGGCGGACCGTTGGATATGGTGGAGATTCCGGATCCATCGAGGATATAGGAAATGCAGAACTCGTCATTATCACGGGATCCAACACGGCGGAATCCCATCCGGTACTTGCAACGAGGGTCAAGCGAGCGCAGAAGTTGCATGGTCAGAAAGTAATTGTTGCTGATCTTCGCAGGCACGAAATGGCGGATCGGGCAGATCAATTTGTTCAACCGGCAGCAGGCAGTGACCTTGTTTGGATTTCCGCGGTGACAAAATACATTGTGGATCAGGGTTGGGAAGACAGGGAATTTCTGAATACACATGTCAATGGTATAGACGATTATATCAAGAGCCTTGAGCCATATACGCTGGACTATGCAGAACAAGTAACGAATCTCACGAAAAAAGAAATGATAGAGATCGCTAATTCTATTCATGAAGCGGATACCACTTGTTTTCTGTGGGCGATGGGGATCACACAGCACGGTGGAGGAAGTGATGCTAGTACAGCAATTTCCAACTTGATGCTGATTACAGGTAATTACATGAAGCCCGGTGCAGGTACTTACCCACTACGTGGACACAACAACGTGCAAGGTGCAAGTGACTTTGGAAGTATGCCGGACCGATTCCCGGGCTATGAACTTGTATCAGATGATGACGTTCGTACCCGTTATGCGAAAGGGTGGAACGTTGAAATTCCAACCAACCCGGGGCTTAATAATCATCAAATGGTGGAGGCCATCCATGAAGGCAGCCTGAATGCAATGTATGTCAAAGGTGAGGAGATGGCTGTCGTTGATTCAGATGCCAATTATGTACAACAAGCATTTGAGAAGCTGGACTTTTTTGTGATCCAGGATGTGTTTTTCTCCAAAACAGCTGAATTTGCAGATGTTGTTCTGCCTGCCAGTCCAAGTCTTGAAAAGGAGGGGACCTTTGTCAATACCGAACGTCGTTTCCAGCGTTTATATCAGGTGCTTGAACCACTAGGCGAGTCTAAACCGGATTGGCAAATCATTCAGGACATTGCTAATCTTCTCGGAGCGGATTGGAATTACAGCCATCCAAGTGAAATTATGGATGAAGCCGCTTCCCTCAGTCCGATGTTTGCTGGTGTTAGCTACGGACGCTTAGAGGGATATAATAGCTTGCAATGGCCAGTGGCAGCGGATGGAACGGATACACCGCTATTGTTCAAAGAGGAGTTTCCATTTCCGGACGGGAAAGCAAAACTCTATCCGGTTGATTGGACTAGACCGATCGATTTCGGAGAAGAATACGATCTCCATGTCAATAATGGGCGTCTACTTGAGCATTTTCATGAAGGAAACTTGACCTATAGATCCGAAGCAATCTCGAAAAAAACGCCGCGTGTGTTCTTAGAAGTATCTCCTGAACTAGCGGAGGAACGTGGATTAGAAGATGGGACGGTTGTCCGGCTGATTTCTCCATATGGAAGGGTGAAAGTATCCGTCATTGTAACGGATCGGGTGAAAGGGCATGAGCTATATTTACCGATGAATTCCCAAGGAGAAGGGGCGATTAATTATCTGACGAGCTTTCATGCTGACAAGGATACCTCGACGCCTGCTTATAAGGAAGTTCAGGTAAAAATGGAAGTACTTGAGCCAAAAGGGGAAAGTCCATTACCGAAAATCAATCATCGCTATGGTAATCCGCAGCCACAAATCGGTGTAGAAGTTGAACGAAAATGGGCACGCAAAGATTATGTCTATCCCGGTGATGTCGTGCGAGCAAGGGGGTCAAGCAACAATGGCTAA
- a CDS encoding DUF1641 domain-containing protein translates to MAKATKVIHRIEPTEEEIRERDLRQLEETLLENKEAVADALKLMNYFRDNEIFNMLHALFAERDQVLEQVVTAIDESDATKSMKNALLLLDVLGKFNVEELEPLLYKMNTAVSRVASYEHYGKERGGYPALLRSLKDPEMIEGLNVLMALLKGLGVNQEDREKAKSESQRQQHAWEKRNTESDERQSGLSGKWYAIAAGVSLLAALPLIFKR, encoded by the coding sequence ATGGCTAAAGCAACTAAAGTGATCCATCGTATTGAACCAACAGAAGAAGAAATACGAGAACGTGACCTGAGGCAATTAGAAGAAACATTGCTAGAAAATAAAGAAGCGGTTGCCGATGCACTGAAACTGATGAATTATTTTCGCGATAATGAAATATTCAATATGCTCCATGCGCTTTTTGCTGAAAGGGATCAGGTGCTTGAGCAGGTCGTAACAGCTATTGACGAATCGGATGCAACCAAGTCAATGAAAAATGCCCTTCTTCTGTTAGATGTGCTTGGGAAGTTTAATGTGGAAGAACTTGAGCCACTCTTATATAAAATGAATACCGCTGTTTCCAGGGTGGCTTCCTATGAGCATTATGGGAAAGAAAGAGGCGGATACCCCGCCCTTCTTCGTTCCCTCAAAGATCCGGAAATGATTGAAGGTTTGAACGTTCTCATGGCCCTTTTAAAAGGTCTTGGCGTCAATCAAGAGGACAGAGAAAAGGCAAAATCAGAGTCTCAGAGGCAACAACACGCATGGGAAAAACGAAACACAGAGAGTGACGAGCGGCAATCCGGCCTTAGTGGCAAATGGTATGCCATCGCAGCGGGAGTTTCATTGCTGGCGGCATTGCCTTTGATTTTCAAAAGGTAA
- the fdhD gene encoding formate dehydrogenase accessory sulfurtransferase FdhD, translating into MNDVELKGWEIVRFKEGTALRIDEEVAEEFPFTVIVNGEELATMVCSPSHLHDLVVGFLASEGIIRFYNQISQLQMDEDRGFAHIELTKPMDVDQHDYSKRFIGSCCGKSRQFYFKSDVKTAKTITSKLMITVDQCISLMQTLQRESEQFIRTGGVHNAALANRDELLEVRTDIGRHNALDKIYGHMLKEYVQPADKLIVFSGRISSEVLLKISKIGVGILISKSAPTDLALKLAMDLGITVIGFARGSKMNVYTHPHRVVEANR; encoded by the coding sequence ATGAATGATGTAGAGTTAAAAGGATGGGAAATTGTCCGATTCAAAGAGGGAACCGCCTTACGTATAGATGAAGAAGTGGCAGAGGAATTTCCATTTACTGTGATAGTAAATGGCGAGGAGCTTGCAACAATGGTTTGTTCCCCGTCACACCTTCACGATTTGGTCGTCGGATTTCTTGCATCGGAGGGTATTATCCGTTTTTATAATCAAATAAGCCAGTTGCAAATGGATGAAGATCGTGGATTTGCCCATATTGAACTTACAAAACCAATGGACGTAGATCAACACGACTATTCCAAGCGATTTATCGGATCCTGCTGTGGAAAAAGTCGCCAATTTTATTTTAAAAGTGATGTAAAAACGGCCAAAACAATAACCAGTAAGTTAATGATAACTGTTGATCAATGTATTTCATTAATGCAGACGTTGCAGCGTGAGTCTGAACAATTTATTCGAACAGGCGGTGTCCATAATGCCGCGCTTGCAAATCGAGATGAACTCCTAGAAGTTCGGACAGATATTGGCCGGCATAATGCACTGGATAAAATATACGGTCATATGTTAAAAGAGTACGTGCAGCCAGCTGATAAATTAATTGTGTTTAGTGGACGGATTTCTTCCGAGGTATTGTTAAAAATATCCAAAATAGGCGTTGGAATTCTTATTTCTAAATCGGCGCCAACGGATTTAGCACTTAAGTTGGCAATGGATTTAGGGATTACGGTGATTGGATTTGCCAGAGGAAGTAAGATGAATGTCTATACCCACCCACACCGTGTCGTAGAAGCTAATAGATAG
- the adhP gene encoding alcohol dehydrogenase AdhP, which translates to MKAAIVSAENPGKLDIVDVGAPKLTSGQALVDIEYCGVCHTDLHVAKGDFGEVLGRIPGHEGIGIVKAIADDVTNLKIGDRVSIAWFYQACGTCEYCTTGRETFCRSIKNAGFSVDGAMAEQCVVAADYAVKVPDGLDPARASSITCAGVTSYKAIKVAAIRPGQWIAIYGCGGLGNLAIQYAKHVFNAKVIAIDINDDKLEFAKEAGADLTFNSSCADAAEWIQEQIGGAHAAVVTAVSKIAFNQAVNSVRAASKVVAVGLPPETMDLEIVKTVLDGIEVVGSLVGTRKDLEETFQFGAEGKVSPVVETRCLHEINDIFDEMEEGKIQGRMVIDMHKDC; encoded by the coding sequence ATGAAAGCAGCGATAGTGAGTGCAGAGAATCCTGGAAAATTAGATATTGTAGATGTAGGAGCCCCTAAGTTAACATCTGGACAAGCATTAGTCGATATCGAATATTGTGGTGTTTGTCATACAGATTTGCATGTTGCAAAGGGAGATTTTGGTGAAGTCTTAGGAAGAATACCAGGGCACGAAGGGATTGGAATTGTAAAAGCAATAGCTGATGATGTAACAAACTTAAAAATTGGAGATAGAGTGAGCATTGCATGGTTTTACCAAGCATGCGGAACATGTGAATATTGTACAACAGGGCGAGAAACATTCTGTAGGAGTATTAAGAACGCTGGGTTTTCCGTAGATGGTGCCATGGCAGAACAATGTGTTGTTGCTGCAGATTATGCAGTTAAAGTTCCAGACGGACTTGATCCGGCAAGAGCCAGTAGTATTACCTGTGCAGGAGTAACCAGTTATAAGGCCATTAAAGTGGCTGCTATTAGACCTGGGCAATGGATTGCAATCTATGGATGTGGTGGTCTTGGAAATCTGGCCATTCAATACGCCAAACATGTTTTTAACGCAAAAGTAATTGCGATTGATATTAATGACGATAAATTAGAATTTGCGAAAGAAGCTGGTGCAGACTTAACCTTCAATTCCTCATGCGCAGATGCAGCTGAATGGATTCAAGAACAGATAGGTGGCGCACATGCCGCAGTTGTTACAGCTGTTTCAAAAATTGCTTTTAACCAAGCAGTGAACTCTGTTCGTGCTGCTTCTAAAGTAGTAGCAGTTGGTTTGCCGCCTGAAACCATGGATCTTGAAATTGTAAAAACAGTGCTGGATGGTATTGAAGTTGTTGGTTCACTTGTTGGCACTCGAAAAGATCTGGAAGAAACGTTTCAGTTCGGTGCAGAAGGAAAAGTGTCTCCTGTTGTTGAAACGAGATGCTTACATGAAATAAATGATATTTTTGACGAGATGGAAGAAGGGAAAATTCAAGGCCGGATGGTTATAGATATGCATAAAGATTGCTAG
- the selB gene encoding selenocysteine-specific translation elongation factor — MRKYLTIGMAGHIDHGKTVLTKALTGVDTDRLKEEKERNISIEPGFAPFIDEEQLNVSIIDVPGHERFIRQMIAGVAGIDMVVLVIAADEGVMPQTKEHLDILSLLGIENGFVVITKIDQVDEELLEIVIEDVKETVSQTFFEDTPIYLVDSLSKEGIPALKSALKEKLLHITKKDRNTAFRLPIDQVFTVKGQGVVVRGTIYDGKVKQGEHLKILPLNKDVRVRQIQSHHQQKKEASAGQRTAINIGGVSHKSISRGDVLVAGNFYAISDRLDVVFYSLKDITYDVKQRQPIKLFIGTSEVMGKIIFFDRNEISANEQSEILCQIQLNEQVVVSRSDRFILRKPTPVETIGGGWVIEPEANKHRFGKKTIDQLLLKKEGSTKDRIESLMKERLVLTRAEILKYASITEQELVEAQPNLIEIEKGLVTLPSTFEHAKDILIDLLESFHKRLPMRIGINKAEIISELKQQYPISLIEFVINRLTEKNNIKVIDQYVALHDVHPSLPPQWKEKLENAEEALKQQGMEVEKWSELLAKHQIPSELQKEFYHFLIESERAYALDNERLIGKEATDQARKRLEQHTNEEAFNLQTARDSLQLSRKNLLPLLELFDYLGYTKREGNLRTWIRKMKN; from the coding sequence ATGCGTAAGTATTTGACAATTGGTATGGCTGGGCATATTGATCATGGGAAAACCGTTTTAACAAAAGCTCTAACTGGTGTGGATACGGATCGACTAAAAGAAGAAAAGGAAAGAAATATTTCTATTGAACCTGGATTTGCACCGTTTATCGATGAAGAACAATTAAACGTGTCTATTATCGATGTCCCAGGGCATGAAAGGTTTATCAGACAAATGATAGCAGGTGTGGCGGGAATCGATATGGTCGTATTAGTTATTGCTGCAGATGAAGGCGTCATGCCGCAAACGAAGGAACATCTTGATATTTTATCACTATTAGGAATTGAAAATGGTTTCGTTGTTATAACCAAAATTGACCAAGTAGACGAAGAATTGCTAGAAATCGTTATCGAGGATGTGAAAGAAACAGTAAGTCAAACCTTTTTTGAAGATACTCCCATTTATTTGGTTGATAGTTTATCAAAAGAGGGAATCCCTGCGTTGAAAAGTGCTTTGAAAGAAAAACTGTTACATATCACTAAAAAAGATAGGAATACTGCTTTCCGGTTGCCGATTGATCAAGTTTTCACAGTAAAAGGACAAGGCGTTGTTGTTCGTGGGACGATATACGACGGGAAGGTAAAGCAGGGGGAGCATCTAAAGATATTACCACTAAATAAAGATGTTCGTGTAAGACAAATCCAAAGTCACCATCAACAAAAAAAGGAAGCTTCTGCAGGGCAACGTACCGCTATTAATATTGGCGGGGTTTCCCACAAGTCTATTTCTAGAGGCGACGTCTTGGTGGCAGGGAATTTCTATGCTATTTCCGATCGACTCGATGTTGTGTTTTATTCATTAAAAGACATAACCTATGACGTAAAACAGCGCCAACCAATTAAACTTTTTATTGGTACTTCAGAAGTTATGGGAAAAATTATCTTTTTTGACCGAAACGAAATCAGTGCGAATGAACAATCGGAAATACTGTGTCAAATACAGTTAAATGAACAAGTTGTTGTCTCTCGAAGTGACCGTTTTATTTTAAGAAAACCGACTCCTGTAGAAACCATTGGTGGAGGATGGGTTATAGAACCAGAGGCGAATAAACACCGGTTTGGGAAGAAGACAATCGATCAATTGTTACTTAAAAAAGAAGGATCAACCAAAGACCGGATAGAATCATTAATGAAAGAGAGACTTGTTTTAACACGTGCTGAAATATTAAAATATGCCTCCATTACAGAGCAGGAATTAGTTGAGGCTCAACCAAATTTAATTGAAATAGAAAAAGGGCTTGTTACCCTTCCTTCAACTTTCGAACATGCCAAAGATATATTAATTGATTTACTTGAATCCTTTCATAAACGTTTACCGATGCGAATTGGAATCAATAAGGCGGAAATTATATCTGAATTGAAACAACAATATCCTATCTCCCTTATCGAATTTGTCATCAATCGATTAACGGAAAAAAACAATATTAAGGTCATCGATCAATATGTTGCGTTGCATGACGTGCACCCATCATTGCCGCCCCAATGGAAGGAAAAGCTTGAAAATGCAGAAGAAGCATTAAAACAACAAGGAATGGAAGTAGAAAAGTGGAGCGAACTTCTGGCTAAACACCAGATCCCTTCAGAACTCCAGAAGGAATTTTATCATTTTTTAATTGAATCAGAGCGGGCGTATGCATTGGATAATGAGAGACTTATCGGAAAAGAAGCGACAGATCAAGCCCGAAAGAGATTAGAACAACATACAAACGAGGAAGCATTCAATCTCCAAACCGCGAGAGACAGCTTACAATTATCCAGGAAAAATTTACTGCCATTACTAGAACTCTTTGACTATTTAGGGTATACAAAAAGGGAAGGAAATCTGAGAACGTGGATTAGAAAAATGAAGAACTGA
- the selA gene encoding L-seryl-tRNA(Sec) selenium transferase — protein MKILPHLPAVHQLKEHTRFSEMVTTLNISEHVLTEWLNDQIDVIRNKIINNELNHEALTRDKLSELIFDQLDEKIHLFYQNNLQGVINATGVVLHTNLGRARLSKEAIDQMTHTASSYSTLEYNLEAGKRGSRHDIVEEYITQLTGAEAAIVVNNNAAAVYLVLKAIATGREVIVSRGELVEIGGSFRISEIMEESQAELIDVGTSNKTHVNDYVKAITENTGLLMKVHKSNFKVIGFTEEVHTDELINVSKQYHVPIYEDLGSGTLFDFQKNHIGTEPTVQEKIKAGIDILSFSGDKLLGGPQAGIIVGNNVFIDKLKKHQLARVLRVDKFTLAGLEATLKAYLRGQEQYEIPTIHDILESSQAILEKAHKFIEKIKSSQTGFICNVEAGKSIIGGGTMPDVEIDTYIVNVKHNRYKSTELAAKLRRFSVPIIVRLENEAVTLDFRTVSDEELDIVTEAFLHIQHGAS, from the coding sequence ATGAAAATACTTCCCCATTTACCTGCTGTTCATCAATTAAAAGAGCATACGCGCTTTTCCGAAATGGTAACGACGTTGAACATCTCGGAACACGTATTAACGGAATGGCTTAATGACCAAATTGATGTTATTAGAAATAAAATAATAAACAACGAACTCAATCATGAAGCGTTAACAAGGGATAAATTAAGTGAACTCATTTTTGATCAACTTGATGAAAAAATACATTTATTTTATCAAAACAATTTGCAAGGAGTTATCAATGCCACAGGAGTTGTCTTACATACAAACTTGGGGAGGGCACGCTTAAGTAAAGAAGCGATAGACCAAATGACACATACAGCTTCCTCTTATTCCACACTTGAGTATAATTTAGAGGCTGGTAAACGGGGCTCAAGACATGATATTGTCGAGGAATATATTACACAATTAACTGGAGCTGAAGCTGCTATCGTTGTAAATAATAATGCAGCAGCCGTATACCTCGTATTAAAGGCTATTGCTACAGGTAGGGAGGTCATTGTTTCTCGAGGCGAGCTTGTGGAGATTGGCGGTTCCTTTCGAATCTCTGAAATAATGGAAGAAAGCCAAGCTGAATTAATCGATGTGGGAACAAGCAATAAAACACATGTAAATGATTACGTGAAAGCTATCACAGAAAATACAGGATTACTTATGAAGGTGCATAAGAGCAATTTTAAAGTGATTGGATTTACAGAAGAAGTTCATACAGATGAGCTCATCAACGTATCTAAACAATATCATGTCCCCATTTATGAGGATCTTGGCAGTGGAACACTTTTTGACTTTCAAAAGAATCACATCGGAACAGAGCCGACTGTCCAGGAGAAAATAAAGGCAGGGATAGACATCCTTTCTTTTAGCGGTGATAAATTACTAGGCGGCCCTCAAGCGGGAATCATCGTAGGTAACAACGTTTTCATTGATAAATTGAAGAAACATCAGCTTGCCAGAGTCTTACGAGTCGATAAATTTACCCTAGCAGGACTAGAAGCAACATTAAAAGCTTATTTGAGAGGACAAGAACAATACGAGATTCCAACTATTCATGACATTTTGGAATCAAGTCAAGCGATTTTGGAAAAGGCTCATAAATTTATAGAAAAGATAAAGTCAAGTCAAACAGGATTCATTTGCAATGTTGAGGCTGGTAAATCTATAATTGGAGGAGGAACAATGCCTGATGTAGAAATTGACACCTATATAGTTAACGTGAAACATAATCGTTATAAGAGCACAGAACTTGCGGCAAAGTTGCGGCGTTTCAGCGTACCAATCATCGTTCGATTGGAAAATGAAGCAGTCACTCTCGATTTTAGAACAGTTAGCGATGAAGAATTGGATATTGTTACGGAAGCATTTTTGCACATTCAACATGGGGCGTCATAA